From Caldisalinibacter kiritimatiensis:
ATGTTAAAAGAAAGCTCAGTAGAAATTCTAGAAAATAAAGATATAATAAAGATAATAAGAGAAAAGAGTGATATAGAAAAAGCAATATCAGAAGAAAAACTTGCCATTATAATAGGTTTAGAAGGATTAAGTGCAATTGGTAAGGATGTAAATTTACTTTATCCATTATATATGTATGGCGTGCGGCATGCTTCTTTGACCTGGAATGAAGAAAATGAGTTAGCTACTGGAGTAAAAGGCTCATCAGATAGAGGGTTAACCAAGTATGGTAAAGAAGCAGTTAAAAAAATGGAGAAGTTAGGTATGATAGTAGACGTATCCCATTTAAATGAAAGAAGTTTTTGGGATTTGTATGATGTAGCGACTAAGCCCTTTATAGCTTCACATTCTAATTGCAAAGCTTTATGTGATGTGCCAAGAAATCTAACAAATGAGCAGCTTAAAGCTATAGCAGAAAGTGGAGGGGTTGTTGGAGTAAATGCTTTTAAAGATTTTGTACATAAAGAAGATGATAAAAAGGATATTGAGTACTTAGCTAATCATATAGATTATATGGTTGATATAATTGGAATAAATCATGTAGGTTTTGGATTTGATTTCTTTGAATATTTAGAAGAGGAGTCAGTTAGTACTTTTGCAAGTGGTGGAGGATTTGGACCTAAAGGTTTTGAGGATGCTTCAAAAGCACAAAACATAATAGAAATTTTGAAATCAAGGGGCTATAAAGAGGAAGATATTGAAAAGATCAAATATAAAAACTTCTTTAGAATAATTAGGGATATTCTCTAGTTATATGTTGAGAGAGCCTGAACAATAAAGAATCAGTTCAGGCTTTAAATTTTATATTTTTAAATGAATGTTAAAGGGTATATAAAAAATATATTAATAATACTACAAAAAACTTAAAGTAAAGGAGATGTACTATGGAATTTCTTAACTTTTTTTATGTATTATTAGCAGGGATAGTTTCTGGTTTTTTAAATGTAAATGCTGGTGGAGGATCCCTCATTTCTATGCCATTACTAATCTTTTTAGGTTTGCCTTCGGCTGTTGCAAATGGAACTAACAGAGTTGCTTTGATGGTACAGAATATTATAGCTATAACTAATTTTAGAGAAAAGGGCTATTTTGACTGGAAAATTGGTGTTATGTTAGCAGCTCCAGCTATTGTAGGGTCAATAGTGGGTTCAAGTATTGCTGTATCATTATCTGATGAAATATTCAATAAAATATTAGGAGTAATGATGCTTGTTATTTTAGTACTAATTATTTGGCAACCTCAGAAAAAACTTAAAATTGACCCAGAGCAAGAATTAAGTACTAAAAGAAAGATTATTGGAATCATAATATTTTTCTTTGTTGGAATATATGGTGGGATGATACAAGGTGGAGTTGGATTTATTATAATTACATCATTAATGTTATTAACAGGCTATTCATTAGTTAGAATTAATAGTTTAAAGGTGTTTATTGTTGCTATATATATGCTTGTATCATTGATTATCTTTATAGTAAATGGTAAAGTAAACTGGATGTATGGGTTTATTTTAGCTATTGGTAATGGATTAGGAGCATATTTAGGTAGTAACTTTGCTGTGAAGAAAGGTGACAAATGGATAAAGGTTGTATTAGTAGTTGCTATTGTTGTTATGGCTATTAAGTTATTTTTAGGTCTATAAACAAATTACCCACGATTTTAATCGTGGGTAATTTATTATGATGGTCTATAGTTATAATATATTTTCGCTAGATGCTTAAAATCTACTCTTGTTGCAGAGTTCATTAGATAGGCAGATTCAGTAGCTCCTTGGCGTCTGAAATTGTTTAGTATTCTTATCATTTGTTTAATAGTTCTGATTCCTATACCATGTCCATAGAAGTATCCATTACCAAGGTCTATGACATTTTCCCCTTGCCACTCTGGAGTTTCAGGGTCTACATCAGGGTTTTTAATATATCTACAGTCACCAGGAAGATAATCATTAATGTCTCTATATGTTCTTACACCTAGGTCTTTATCAATATGATGCCAGTTCATTATGTATACAGTTGGAAAAATACGGTCAAATAATTTTTTTGGATATATATCTGTAACTGCTTTATAAAAGACAATAACAATCGCAGATGCACATTCGGTACCATACATAGAGCTATTTATATAAATATCATTTATTGCATCCCAAGAACTTATACCTTCTTTTGATAAAAAACCACCATTGTTGGTACGCTCCCAAAATTCAGGATTACAAATTGACTTCCTAAAAGTTCTAAAAGAGAACCTACTTCTATTGAGGTCTGTTGATGCTTTAATTATATTTATCCTTAACTGTATTTCAAATTTTAGCTGGTCTATAGAATCATAATTATATGTGACATTACTTGTAGATAATATTCTGATTATCTCTATTGCATCACTTCTAGGAGGATATTGCCTGATTAAATCAGTAGGATATAACTCACTACCTGATATTTTTATCATTGTATTCCTCCTTTTCTAATACGTGCTATTCTTAGTTGCTCATCTATTGGTTTATTAATCCAATCTTTCCACCAGTGTATATTTTTCTTTCGCATTCTATGTGAAAATTTAGCTAATAAAACTTTACTGTTAGTATCTAAATTGTTGAACGCTTTAGTTTTGGTAGATATATTAGAGTTAAGAGTACTATGTATCTTTTTAGAATTAGGAGAGATAAATTCACAAAGGTATTTAGATTCTAGTGAGATTTTGTATGGAATTGGATTAGATGTTTGATGTAAACTTTCACCAGTAAAACATAAGTATAATTTGTTTTCTTCAAACCAATTGATAAAGTTATAGTATAAATAATCTTTATCGTTTTTGTACTTAAAATCTATACCGGGTATAAACCAAAGAATGTCACAAGCAAGTTCGATTTCTTTCATATCATCTGAACGAAGTCTTTTTCCTATTAAAAGTAAACAGTCGGGGTCTTTAGATTCATAAAATGCCCAAAGCAAATCATGGATTAATCGTCCTGTTTTATATCTTTCAAAAATCATATTTGATATAAGAGGTAGCAAATCTAATTCATTAAAAACTTTTATTAGAAATATAGCTACAATATCTAAAAGCTTGTCAAAATCGTCGTTTAATCCATCATCATTAGCCCCTGTTTCTAATATCCATGTTAATGTAGATTTTAATAAGTGTATAAGCTTGGGAATTGAATGCTGTAAATTAGTAATTTTCCCCTCATTATCTAATATTTCTTCTGTTATTTCTAAAGCTATTTGATTTCTATGGGATAGTTTTTGAAGTATATCTGTACTCTTTAGTTTTTTTCTTAATATGAAAAGAGTAGTAAAGGTTAGCTTTTCTGCATTAATATAACTTATTGCTTTATCTGGATTTGAATTGATTAATTGAGTAAAGTGATTAAGTAACTTTTTTTCTCCGCTTTGTATCCTTACTGAATCTAAATGGGTGTTAGAAGTTGAATTGCTCAAAGGCATAACTCTCCTTTCTATATAATTTTATTAACTTAGAATAAAATTATAAGATATAGTGAAATCCTACTTTACTATTTACATTCTAAATTCAACTAAATAAAAGCTGTTATTATATCATATTAGTTTATAGTTTATTTAGTCGAAGAAATCTAAAAAACTTAATTTTATACTAATATAACTAAAACTTTCTTGATTTTAGTAGCAGATTTTAAAAGAGATTAATATATTAATAGTAGTTATATGTAAGAGGAGGTGCTGGTATGTCTTATTCGACTAGAGAGCTGTTTGCAAGAATAATTAAATGTGAAGCAGGCGGTGAAGGAGATATAGGAATGAAGGCTGTTGCTACAGTCGTAATGAATAGAGTCCATGTTCCTTATGGAGAGTATCAAAGAGTAGGTCAAGGAGACCTCCGTAAAGTAATATATCAACAAGGACAATTTGATTGTGTTAGAGGAGTTATAGGTGGTAGACGTAATCCTCAAACAATATGGGCCAACCCACCTGACCAAATACACTATGATATAGCCGATTGGGCTTTAGCAGGTAATAAGGTTTATAATTTAGGACAATGCTTATGGTATTTTAATCCCTTCCAACCAACATGTCCTACTTATTTCCCAAGAAATAGAACTGGGATTATACAGACTAGAATACGTAAGCATTGTTTCTATAATCCAACTGCATTATATGCAGAGACTTAATTATAAAATTAAAGGAGTGATATTGTGAATAAAAGAGATGACAACATTGAAGGACAACAAAGAGATGACAGAATGGCACCTGATATGCCACAGCAACCCATAATGCCAACCCCTTACTACATGTATCCACCAGGAACACCATTTAATCCTGTTGGAACACCACCGTATGCTGATGTACCTACTGCACCTTATCATGGAGGAGATACACCAGTTGACCAGCCAAGAGTAGACCAGCCACCAGTAGATTTTGCACCTGAAACAGGAGCACCAGTAACAATGGATACTAATTTTATACAAGGATATTTAAGAACTGTTATAGGAAGATATGTTAAGGTTAACTTTATACTAGGTACAAATATGTTTATAGACAGAGAAGGTACATTAGTTGATGTAGGCATAGACCATATAGTATTAAGAGAGCCTCAAACAGACGATTTAGTACTATGTGATTTATATTCAATTAAATTTGTTAAAATATTCTATTAACAAAAAATGTAAGCATGGATTAAGAGATTGCTATTTAGCAGTCTCTTATTTATTGTATAAGAAAGCATATCAACTATATATGCTATAATCAAGCAATATACGGAGATTGGAGTATGGAGTAAATAATGGTAGAGACCTAAGAGTATTTGACCAAAACCTAAGAACTAAGAGCTAAGAACTGACTAAAATGCTACTAACTACTAACAATGAACTACTAGCTAACAAATAGACTTTAATCGACTTTATTCTGTTCTAATGGAAAAGTATATTTGAATATCGAACGTTCTCTAAATGTGTCATACTAAATGATTGAATTATTAAATTTTATTTAATTTTTAAAACACATTATATCTTGTGGTTGTATAGGCAATATGATATTCTATTAACAGGGAAAACCTTTACACTGGTAATAAATAATTTGTATATAAGGTAAACTATACTTAGTTTATCTAATTAGCTTATAATAAATATAAGGAGGTTTTTACATGCATAAAAAATTATTTATCCCTGGTCCTGTGGAAGTAAAGGATGATGTTTTACAAAAGATGGCTACTCCAATGATAGGACATAGAACAAAGGAAGCTTCAAAGCTACAAAGAGATATTAGTGAAAAATTAATGAAATTATTCTACACAAAAAATCAAGTTATGTTGTCAACAACATCAGGTACTGGATTAATGGAAGCCGCTATTCGCTCTTGTACTAGAAAAAGAGCAGCAGTATTCGTAGTTGGGGCCTTTGGCAAGAGATGGTATGATATGGCTGTTGCTAATAATGTACCAGTAGATAAGTTTGAAGTAGAGTGGGGAAGTGCAACAACTCCAGAAATGGTTGATGAAGTATTATCAACAGGAAAATATGACCTTATTACTGTAACACATAATGAAACTTCAACAGGTATAATGAACCCAGTTGGAGAGATAGGTGAAGTAGTAAAGAAATATCCAGATGTAGTGTTCTGTGTAGATACAGTAAGTTCAGCTGGTGGAGCTAAAATAGAGGTAGATAAATGGGGAATAGATGTATGTATAACTTCTACACAAAAGGCATTAGGATTACCTCCTGGATTAGCAATTTGTACAGTATCAGAAAAGGCATTAGAAGCAGCTAAACAAGTAGAGCATAGAGGATTTTACCTAGATTTATTAAGATTATATCAGTACATACAAAAGAAAGACCATCAATATCCTTCAACACCTTCAATCCCACATATGTATGCACTTGATTATCAATTAGATAAGATATTAGAGGAAGGATTAGAAAATAGATTTGCTAGACATAAGGAAATGGCAGACTATGTAAGAGCTTGGGCTAAGAAGTATTTTGACTTATTTGCAGATGAAAGATACGCATCAAACACTTTAACTACAATTAAGAATACAAGAGGTATTAATGTAGCTGAGTTAAATAAGAGGCTTGGTATGAGAGGCTATATGATTTCAAACGGATACGGAAATTTAAAAGAAAAAACATTCAGAATAGCTCATATGGCGGATACTACTCTACCAGAAGTAAAAGAGCTTCTTGAAAATATAGAAGATATTTTAGAATTATAGTGGGGTGAAAATATGGCTAGAATATTAGTTACCGATGGTATGGACCAAAATGCTGTTAAGGAACTTAAAAATATGGGACATGAAGTAGTAGAACAGCATTATGAACCAGAGGAGTTGAAGGAGCAGTTAAAAAATTTTGATGCTGCAGTAGTGCGTTCTGCTACTAAAGTACGTGAGCCAATAATAGATGCGGCATTAGAAACTAAGAAACTAAAATTAATAATAAGAGCTGGAGTTGGTTTAGATAATATAGATGTTTCTTATGCTATGGAGCGTGGAATAGAAGTAAGAAACACTCCAAAGGCTAGTAGCGCTTCTGTTGCTGAATTAGCTATTGGACACATGTTTGCTTTAGCTAGATACATATATATATCTAATGTTACAATGAGAAAAGGGGAATGGAATAAAAAAGCGTATAAAGGTATAGAGCTTGCTGGAAAAACTTTAGGGTTAATAGGATTTGGAAGAATTGCTAAAGAAACAGCAAAAAGAGCTCATGCATTAGGAATGAAAGTTATATACACAAATAGGTCAGGTCCTAAAGAAGGATATGATGATTATACTTACAAGCCTTTAGAAGAATTATTAAAGGAATCAGATTTCATATCTTTACACGTGCCGTTTAATAAAGAAGTAGGACCTATAATAAGTACAAAAGAGTTTGAAATAATGAAGGATGGAGTATACTTAGTAAATTGTGCTAGAGGTGGAGTTGTGGACGAAGAAGCTCTATTAGAAGCTTTAGATTCTGGAAAAGTTGCAGCTTGTGCAATAGATGTATTTGAGGAAGAGCCTACCAAAAATGAAAAATTATATACTCATGAAAGAGTATCACTAACACCTCATATAGGAGCATCAACAAAGGAAGCTCAAGCAAGAATAGGAAAAGAAGTTGTAGAAATAATTGACGAGTTTTTTAGCTAATTGCCTATATTAGAAATCAATGATATTTTTAAGATAAAAGGAGGTTTACATATGGCAGTAGTTAGACCATTTAAAGCATTAAGACCTAAAGAAGATTTAGTAGACAAAGTAGCTAGTTTACCATATGATGTAATGAATAGAGAAGAAGCAAAAGAAATGGCTAAGGGAAATGATTATTCATTTTTACATGTAGTAAGGTCAGAAATTGATGTAGATGATTCCATAGATGAACATCATAAGGTAGTATACGAAAAAGCAAGAGAAAATCTAGATAAGATGGTTGAAGAAGGAATTTTAATACAAGACGAAACTCCAAGATATTATATATACAGACAGATTATGGACGGTAGAGTGCAAACTGGACTTGTGGCATGTACTTCGATTGATGATTATATGAACGATATAATCAAGAAGCATGAGTTTACAAGGCCAGCAAAAGAGCAAGATAGAATTAATAATTTCGACTATTGTGATGCAAATACAGCACCGATATTTTTAACTTATAGAGAAAATAGGGAAATAACTAAACTGACTAATGACTGGATTAAGTTCCATAAGCCTGTTTATAACTTTACAAGCGAAGATGGAATCACTCACATAGTATGGGTAATAGATAATGAAGAAGTAGTAGAAAGAATTGGTAAGTTATTTGAACAAGTTGACTATTTATATATAGCTGATGGACATCATAGAACAGCATCGGCAGCTAAAGTAGGTTTAAAACGAAGAGAAGAAAATCCAAATTATACAGGGGATGAAGAATTTAACTATTTTATGTCTGTAGTTTTTCCAGATGAAGATTTATTCATTATGGATTATAATCGAGTTGTTAAAGACTTGAATGGTCATACAGTAGAAGAATTCGTAGATAAGGTTAAAGGGAAATTTGAAGTAGACCTATATGAAGGTGAAGGTCAATTTAGACCAACTAAAAAACATGAATTTGGAATGTTCTTAGAAGGTAAATGGTATAAACTTACTGCTAAAGAGGGTACTTTTGATAAAGCTGACCCAGTTAATAGTTTAGATGCAGCGATACTTCAAAACAACCTTTTAAACCCGATATTAGGAATAGAAAATCCAAGAACTGATGAAAGAATAGATTTTATCGGAGGTATAAGAGGGTTAGCAGAGCTTGAAAGAAGAGTAAATAAGGATATGAAAATAGCTTTCTCAATGTATCCAACAACTATAGATGATTTACTTGCAGTAGCAGATGCAGGAAAAGTTATGCCGCCAAAGTCAACTTGGTTTGAACCTAAACTAAGAAGTGGATTATTCGTTCATAAGCTATCAGATTAGTTGATTAAAGAAGGGATTTAATGTCCCTTCTTTTTTATTAAGTTAAAGTTAATGTTTAACGTAAACTTTGAAATGGCTGAATCATCAGAAAAATAAGGGTTAAAGTAATACATTAATTCCTATCATATAAATAAAAATATGTGGTAAAATATACTAATAAGTTGTAAACTATATATATGGAAAATTTTCGGGGGTGGTTAAAAATTTTTTATTTAAACATGAATTAAGGAATAAGATAAGAATAAGAAAGGGGAGTTTTAGATATGGGAGAAAAAAATAAAAAGACTAAAGAAAGAAAAGATATTGACCCAAAATACAAATGGGATTTACAAGATATGTATGAAAATGAAGAATTATGGGAAGAGGATTTTGAAAAAGCTAAAGAATTATCTAAGAAAGTATTAGAGTATAAAGGTCGAGTAGGTGAGAGTAGTAAGACGTTACTTGAAGTTATTAAATTAAAGCTAGACATTTCTAGAGTAGTTGAAAATTTATATACATATGCAAAGATGAGACAAGACGAGGATACTAGAGAGGATACTTATCAAGCACTTACAGATAGAGCATCTAGTCTTATGGTAGAGATAGAAGGAATTTTATCTTTTATTACTCCAGAGATATTACAAATAAATGAAAACACTCTAAATGAATATATTGAAAAAGAAGAAGACCTTAAATTATATAAACATCATTTAGAACAAATAATTAGAAGAAAAGACCATATTCTTTCGAAAGAGGAAGAAGCTATAATAGCTCAAGTAGGAGACCTAGCTAATGGTCCTGAAAATGCATTTTCTATGTTGAATAACGCAGACCTTAAGTTTCCTAAAATTAAAGATGAAAATGGTGAAGAAGTAGAGATAACACATGGAAAGTTCATACCACTAATGGAAAGTAAGGATAGAAGAGTAAGGAGAGAAGCATTTAAAGGACTGTACGATACATATACAAAGTATAAAAATACATTTGCATCTATTTTAAGTACAAATATTAAAAAAGATGTTTTTTATGCAAAAGTTAGAAAATATAATTCTTCTTTAGAAGCAGCATTAGATGCAAATAAAATACCTACAGAAGTATATGACAATCTAATTAAAGCTGTACATGATAATTTAGATTCAATGTACAAATACATGAAAATTAGAAAAGAAGCTTTAGGTTTAGATAAGTTACATATGTATGACATATACACTCCAATAGTTAAGGATATAGAAATGAAAGTTCCTTTTGAAGAAGCAAAAGATATTATCATAGAAGGTCTTAAGCCATTAGGTAAGGACTACCTTGATGTACTTAAGGAAGGCTTTGAATCACGATGGATAGATGTATATGAAAATACAGGTAAAAGAAGTGGAGCTTATTCATGGGGTTCATATGATTCAAAGCCTTATGTACTATTAAATTATCAGGATAATCTTGATAGCGTGTTTACTACTGCCCATGAAATGGGACATTCACTGCATAGTTATTTTACCAGAAAAAATCAGCCATATGTTTATGGTAACTATAGTATTTTTGTTGCAGAGGTTGCATCAACTGCCAATGAAGCATTATTAATGGATTATATGTTGAATAACACAAATGATAAGCAAAAGAAACTTTATTTATTAAACTACTATCTAGAACAATTTAGAGGAACTGTATATAGACAAACTATGTTTGCAGAGTTTGAAAAAATAATTCATGAAAAAGTGGAAAATGGCGAGTCCTTGACAGCAGAAAAACTATGTAGTCTTTATAGAGAATTAAATGAAAAATACTATGGTCCACATGTTGTAATAGATGAACAAATAGCAATGGAATGGGCTAGAATTCCACATTTCTATTACAACTATTATGTATATCAGTATGCTACAGGTTTTTCAGCAGCTATTGCATTGTCGCAGAAAATACTTAAAGAGGGTAAAGAAGCAGTAGATAAATATATAGAATTTTTAAGTAGTGGAGAGTCAGATTATCCTATCAATGTATTAAAGAAGGCTGGTGTTGATATGACATCAAAAGAACCCGTTGATAATGCTCTTAAGTTATTTGGTA
This genomic window contains:
- a CDS encoding dipeptidase is translated as MIFDAHADIWTDVTNKRQKGFVDIIKNHHLDRFNKGDIGGGIFVIWIDPPYDKDPFNRTLEMLKESSVEILENKDIIKIIREKSDIEKAISEEKLAIIIGLEGLSAIGKDVNLLYPLYMYGVRHASLTWNEENELATGVKGSSDRGLTKYGKEAVKKMEKLGMIVDVSHLNERSFWDLYDVATKPFIASHSNCKALCDVPRNLTNEQLKAIAESGGVVGVNAFKDFVHKEDDKKDIEYLANHIDYMVDIIGINHVGFGFDFFEYLEEESVSTFASGGGFGPKGFEDASKAQNIIEILKSRGYKEEDIEKIKYKNFFRIIRDIL
- a CDS encoding sulfite exporter TauE/SafE family protein encodes the protein MEFLNFFYVLLAGIVSGFLNVNAGGGSLISMPLLIFLGLPSAVANGTNRVALMVQNIIAITNFREKGYFDWKIGVMLAAPAIVGSIVGSSIAVSLSDEIFNKILGVMMLVILVLIIWQPQKKLKIDPEQELSTKRKIIGIIIFFFVGIYGGMIQGGVGFIIITSLMLLTGYSLVRINSLKVFIVAIYMLVSLIIFIVNGKVNWMYGFILAIGNGLGAYLGSNFAVKKGDKWIKVVLVVAIVVMAIKLFLGL
- a CDS encoding protein-glutamine gamma-glutamyltransferase, encoding MIKISGSELYPTDLIRQYPPRSDAIEIIRILSTSNVTYNYDSIDQLKFEIQLRINIIKASTDLNRSRFSFRTFRKSICNPEFWERTNNGGFLSKEGISSWDAINDIYINSSMYGTECASAIVIVFYKAVTDIYPKKLFDRIFPTVYIMNWHHIDKDLGVRTYRDINDYLPGDCRYIKNPDVDPETPEWQGENVIDLGNGYFYGHGIGIRTIKQMIRILNNFRRQGATESAYLMNSATRVDFKHLAKIYYNYRPS
- a CDS encoding cell wall hydrolase, whose protein sequence is MSYSTRELFARIIKCEAGGEGDIGMKAVATVVMNRVHVPYGEYQRVGQGDLRKVIYQQGQFDCVRGVIGGRRNPQTIWANPPDQIHYDIADWALAGNKVYNLGQCLWYFNPFQPTCPTYFPRNRTGIIQTRIRKHCFYNPTALYAET
- a CDS encoding pyridoxal-phosphate-dependent aminotransferase family protein, coding for MHKKLFIPGPVEVKDDVLQKMATPMIGHRTKEASKLQRDISEKLMKLFYTKNQVMLSTTSGTGLMEAAIRSCTRKRAAVFVVGAFGKRWYDMAVANNVPVDKFEVEWGSATTPEMVDEVLSTGKYDLITVTHNETSTGIMNPVGEIGEVVKKYPDVVFCVDTVSSAGGAKIEVDKWGIDVCITSTQKALGLPPGLAICTVSEKALEAAKQVEHRGFYLDLLRLYQYIQKKDHQYPSTPSIPHMYALDYQLDKILEEGLENRFARHKEMADYVRAWAKKYFDLFADERYASNTLTTIKNTRGINVAELNKRLGMRGYMISNGYGNLKEKTFRIAHMADTTLPEVKELLENIEDILEL
- a CDS encoding D-2-hydroxyacid dehydrogenase, which encodes MARILVTDGMDQNAVKELKNMGHEVVEQHYEPEELKEQLKNFDAAVVRSATKVREPIIDAALETKKLKLIIRAGVGLDNIDVSYAMERGIEVRNTPKASSASVAELAIGHMFALARYIYISNVTMRKGEWNKKAYKGIELAGKTLGLIGFGRIAKETAKRAHALGMKVIYTNRSGPKEGYDDYTYKPLEELLKESDFISLHVPFNKEVGPIISTKEFEIMKDGVYLVNCARGGVVDEEALLEALDSGKVAACAIDVFEEEPTKNEKLYTHERVSLTPHIGASTKEAQARIGKEVVEIIDEFFS
- a CDS encoding DUF1015 domain-containing protein; translation: MAVVRPFKALRPKEDLVDKVASLPYDVMNREEAKEMAKGNDYSFLHVVRSEIDVDDSIDEHHKVVYEKARENLDKMVEEGILIQDETPRYYIYRQIMDGRVQTGLVACTSIDDYMNDIIKKHEFTRPAKEQDRINNFDYCDANTAPIFLTYRENREITKLTNDWIKFHKPVYNFTSEDGITHIVWVIDNEEVVERIGKLFEQVDYLYIADGHHRTASAAKVGLKRREENPNYTGDEEFNYFMSVVFPDEDLFIMDYNRVVKDLNGHTVEEFVDKVKGKFEVDLYEGEGQFRPTKKHEFGMFLEGKWYKLTAKEGTFDKADPVNSLDAAILQNNLLNPILGIENPRTDERIDFIGGIRGLAELERRVNKDMKIAFSMYPTTIDDLLAVADAGKVMPPKSTWFEPKLRSGLFVHKLSD
- the pepF gene encoding oligoendopeptidase F is translated as MGEKNKKTKERKDIDPKYKWDLQDMYENEELWEEDFEKAKELSKKVLEYKGRVGESSKTLLEVIKLKLDISRVVENLYTYAKMRQDEDTREDTYQALTDRASSLMVEIEGILSFITPEILQINENTLNEYIEKEEDLKLYKHHLEQIIRRKDHILSKEEEAIIAQVGDLANGPENAFSMLNNADLKFPKIKDENGEEVEITHGKFIPLMESKDRRVRREAFKGLYDTYTKYKNTFASILSTNIKKDVFYAKVRKYNSSLEAALDANKIPTEVYDNLIKAVHDNLDSMYKYMKIRKEALGLDKLHMYDIYTPIVKDIEMKVPFEEAKDIIIEGLKPLGKDYLDVLKEGFESRWIDVYENTGKRSGAYSWGSYDSKPYVLLNYQDNLDSVFTTAHEMGHSLHSYFTRKNQPYVYGNYSIFVAEVASTANEALLMDYMLNNTNDKQKKLYLLNYYLEQFRGTVYRQTMFAEFEKIIHEKVENGESLTAEKLCSLYRELNEKYYGPHVVIDEQIAMEWARIPHFYYNYYVYQYATGFSAAIALSQKILKEGKEAVDKYIEFLSSGESDYPINVLKKAGVDMTSKEPVDNALKLFGSLVNQMERLIKE